In Xylocopa sonorina isolate GNS202 chromosome 4, iyXylSono1_principal, whole genome shotgun sequence, the sequence TAGCTATTAAAAAACTTCCGCATTTTTATACTATAATTGTCTACGGATTAACATAAAAACGAGTGCAGTATACTTCTGAAATAGACATTTATTTACTTTTCGATCGATAAAGATTAGAATTAAAAGGTGAAGGTTCTTGATGGCAACGAGCTAATCGAAAGCAGCATGATCGATCAGATTTAAATAATTTCAAAAAAGATTGGTATCGAGCACAATTTTTTCGAGCTTCGAGCAATCTTTTCCGCGTTaattctgcacttcaaagttaATATGACATAATCGAAATTTTTCCAAATTAAATTCAAAACGATTTACTTTATATTTCACAATAATTTTCACAAATCACTCTATCACGTTACTTCATTTCCTACATCCACTTCTGAGAGATACAAAGCTTAATAATTACCTGAATCGACAAGGCACAACCAATGGACAGCATTGTAATTAGGATACCACCGAGGCACACGGTAGTGTACGGGTCGAACCGTAGGTCAACGATGATCGATTCGTACAAAAGAACGGCTAAGAAAAAACCCAGCAAGAAACCAATAAACGCGCGCGACTTCTTATGAGTGCCTATAGGATCGTAACAGATGTGGAACAGCGTTGGAAAATTCGTCAAATAAGAAGCGAGAAAGTTCTCTTTGAATTTCGCGACGCGGACGCCAAGCTTCGTCACGTTCTCCAATCCAGGCATTCTCTTATAGGTTCGTTTCGCGGTGCTCTGCGAAATTATCTCGTGGAAATGGCGCGAGCCACGGCGTTGGCAGAAGAAGACAACCTTGACAGGTGTTCTTTCGTCCAGGTATCGCTCTGGTCTTGTTCAAAACTCTCGGCTAATTGTCAGGGTTCGATTTCTTTATTGCGAAGATAGAAGACATTGGCGGAACTCGTTTGACAAGTCCTGAAAATTCATGTTACGCGTCAGAGGGACCACTTCACTTCGATGATCGTTTCATGCCCCTCTTGTCATCGTTTTCCTTTTACAATTAAATAAATGTTGATCGTGTCGTTTATGCTTTGCGATTGCTGTTTCCATTTTACGAGGCTATCATTTTCTGGCGTCAGATTCAGCAAGAAATATCATTtagtcttttttttctctctcattTGCTCTGGCAGCACATTAATGGCATCGATCTTAGTAATTtataaggacaaaaaagtttgaAAAGAAAACTTTTTTTACGTTCTTCAACTATTTGTTCTATGGAGGGGGCTCTTAAGATTACGGAACAGTCGAGAACGAGGTGTTTTTCACACGTAATAGTAAATTGGAGACGTAAAATGGAATTTGGTCGTACTGCAAGGTTTCGCTTTCGAGAAACTTTGATCTGAACATTTGTTTAGCATGCAAGGGTACGTTTAACTCATCACTATCCAACTGTCTATTCCTATTTCCTCTGGTTTTTGCAGGTAATATGACGATTTGATATAAGTTGGAGTAAGCTTGAATAATTCTGACACTTATTCTATCAACTTTGTAATTCTCATGAAAATGGTACCTATGTCATCTCAAGTAGTCGATTTCTTCACTTCTTTAGACGCTCGTCAACGTCAGTTCTTCACAAACCGGAACCTTATCCCCGTGAATCGAAGCAGCGTCGTTTTTGACATGCACCAATAAAAATCGCACGAGAAgacgaaaaagaaagaaagaaacgagcGACAAAGAGCGCACTCACGCGTTCAGCTCCATATTCCTCTGACCCATACTCACCGTAATTGCAACGCACGCGGTTAACGCTTAGTCTGTTAACGAACGTCGAAACCGAGGTATATTTCAGCGGACTCGATATCAAGACTGCGACATTAAAATTACCAGAGATCGTTTTTCAATATTATGTAACCGTTTGTTTCGATGTTCTTCACCGATCGAAAGCAGCGCGACGTGCAGCCACGAACACCAGATATCTTCGATGGAAAACGTCCCCAGCGCGTGGACGCGAGAAGCGGGAGATTACGAGTGTGAAATGATAGGACAAGCCTGGCGGTTATTGAATCGGTTAGTTTTATTCTAAAATCAAGCATGGCCGCTGCGATCCGCTCGATCGCTCATTGTCTGCTGTAAAAGTTACATTGTTCACCCTCACGAGGTTCACCTCCGCCATACGATCGTTTGCTTCCGCGAATAATTCCCCTGATAGAACGTTCCCAATCGTCTCTGTTCTCGAACCTCGCGTGTTCCTCTCGCGTCATGGCGCGCTTTAAAGCTTCACGCCGATCTCCTTCGCTTCGTTCTCGTGTTTGGTCCTGTACTTCCTGTCAGGGTCGTACTTGTCCGCCAACCTCGTCCACATGTCTGGCTTGTCGTTAACCAAGTGCTTGATCACCTTCTTCACTGTCTCCTTCTGAGTCTTGGTACACTTGCTACAATCGGTTTCCAACGCGTCAGGCATCACCTCTGAAAATCGAACGGGGAATTGTCAACCTTCGCGAACGCTCTATTAATAATCTCGCTGGTATCGAAATGAATGGTATCAGTTAATCGTTTGACGCTAAATATTCGTATCGATATTCGATCGACGAAGAACGATTCTGGTTCAGTTTTTAGGGTGCCTTTATCAGCGTTGGAGAACGCGACACGTCACTGGTGCACGTGCCGGTCTGTCGCACTTACTTCGGATCTCAGCTGCGTCAGGAGTACATTTACCCTCGTCCATCAAACACTTGTAGTAAGCCGAAAACAAACGCTCGCTCTTCAGGATTTGGTCAACGTCAACGTTGTCATACTTGTCCGTGTATGTTTCCTCCGGGCGAGCAGTCACGTAAGCGACCGCGACTACCAGGACAAGCAAAAAGAGCGCGTGGAGCTTCATGGTTGAAAACAGTTCAATTTTTCGACTGAAACAGTTTTACAATTGACATTTACTAACATCTTACCTATAATTCGACGCGTAAAATTGGATCTCATTTAGAACCGTGTTAATTGACGAGAGTTAAAAAGAAATTTCAGCAAATTTATTCGTCAATTTTAGGTATTATTTCTCTTAGAAACCATCAAGAATACCGAAGAAAACTTTAATCattacatttccttgccagtGGCTGGTATATCATATTTTTTGTATTACTTGTTTCTGAAAAAATTAACGAAGAAATTCATCTATGAGTTCGAGCAACATTAAGCAATTATAACATGCAAATACGTGTGACAGAAGGAGAATAAATATGCAGGAAGCACTTACGAAACCGAAACTGAGTAATTTTCACGTACACGCGCGAAAAAACGCACGTACTGAATAGTTTTTCTAAAAAATTGTTAAATAGTCAATTTTTCTCCCAGGTAAAAATTGAACCGTACTAATTGCGGGCATATTACAGGCAACCCAATGTTAGACGAGTCGTCGCTAGTCCCCGTTCTAATCTATCTAATAGCTAACGAGTGGAACACTCACCTGAACCTCTTAGCTGCGATTAAATGCAATTGTAGAAATGTCCTGGCTCCGCGCCACTTATATACGGCCAGCATCCGAGGTGGTAGGAACGATGGCGGAGGTCCAAGGTGGGAACCAGTCGCATACGACGGAAACTTGTTTGGAAATCTGCGCTCCGCACCTTCACCTTTGTTTTGCTGGAACTTTTGGAAAATACTCGTCTTCGCCCCTCATCAAACGATGACGCACGTTTCgatactctttttttttcttccattaATTGGCCAATTCTCGACCTCTTCCTTCCTGTTGATACAGCGACTATCCGAAGGATTCCACTCGTCAGAAATGATCAGATTAATGTAACGAATGGTCTATGCTTCTAAGCATACGAAATGTAACCGGAAGTGTTCGCCAGAACTCTGACTCAAGGCCAGCGTGGGGTTTTAGCCAGTGTAACCTCGAGAGTTCCCAAAATTCAAGGTATCCGTGAGGATTTCCactcgaaaaagaaaaaaaagcataCGAAACGAAGCTTTTAAGAGGGAACAAATATAAATTGAGAATTCTGTGGAATAattgttttttttatattttaacgtTAATTTAAaatcttctttttttctacGTATATCCTTCAATGAAATAATTTCTTTAAATACATTTTATGTACTCGATATAAAAAGATTGAGGATAGGTGCATGTTTGTTCATTTCAACTTTTGAGATCGTAACAatgtaattatatttttattatggcATTCATGGACAATTAAATAACTGAAGAATCCTTCTAAATAGATTGAAGCGAATGGAAGTAAGATTATGGAAGCATTACATTTTTCCCCGCGTCTTTAAATGAGTACCAGTCGCTGTTTTctataaaatttataaaaaaataattaattagccAGCCATTTATAATGCGATACATTGAATTTAAAAACAGTGCGGCTTGACAAAAATGTTAGCAAGAAGTGTCGATTAGCATATTATGACTGTAAGACACGTTTGATTAATGTATTTCAGTGAATGGTATGAAACGATAATAATTTTTCGAATTCCAATTAAAATAGCTACTCCATACGTTTCGAGGTATATTTAACAGTGAAAAAAAGTGTCCACTAATAGCCACTCTACGTGATAGTAACAAAATGAGTAATGTATTTCgaatttcttcttttcttcgtcGCGACCCAGAAGAAACGTCCTAAGAACTTACGTAATTAAGCCCAGTCAAAAAATTGGCTAGCAAAACATTAGTTTCAGATGGTATAACACGTATTAATTGTcgtattatttttaaaaaacgATCTCTATTTAAAATATCGACTGGAATGTAATTTTTAGGGAAAGTCGTAGCGGATGGAAATGCTGCGAGCTATCGGTTAAAATGAAGCAAGTATAACGCAAGGTTGAACTTAATTTTATTCCGAACAATTCAATTGCAAGCAAacatgttttgaagtaaattgcCCCTCGCGTCGTTAATTTTGAAATTAAAATCATCGTAATTGCCATCGTTCAATTTTTTCAATTGTAGCGCGCACAATACGAGAATTCGATTAAGAAACAACGACGTAATATATTGTTAAATGTTTCGTTGTTTATTTTAATGAATTCTAATGACGCTGCAACGcatatttaattattaataaattaaacaATTAGTCTCGATAAACACATGTATCGATTATTTTTATGATGCTATATTTAGATGTGTCTCTTAATTAGTATGTCTTATTATAACCTTGTTATTACCTAGTCGAAAATTGTGTTAACGACAATAGACGTTTTCGAAAGATAACAGGAAGTTCGCTCTTCGCAGCTTGATTCGGCCGATCTTATAGTTACGTCAATGATTTTTTGCGACGCttttgtaatattatttaaCGCTGATTGTTACAGGACAATGAATCACCGCTAGTTTTTACCGTTGCGATGGATGTAGTTCTGTTTATCTTTTGCATAAATACTTATAGTGATTCATTCAGAAAATAACATCGACTTTGCCTTATACTCGATAGATCTGGACGTTTCTTTGACTGTGTAGACAATTCTAATCGAAGAAGTTATATATGTTAAAGGTATTATTTCTGCTGGTAATGAAAAGTCGAGTAACCATTATTTTCTTAATATCTAAATCTCTCGTATTGATCATTTTAACACGTTCaccaatattttttaattgagGATTAAAACATGCAAAAACATGAcaaaaaatagaagaaaatataaaatttatcaTTGTGAAGTTTAAGTGCAAAGGCCAAGAGATCGAAACAATCTTCATTTGCTACGCTCTCTTACGTGTCCGTAactaaagaagaaaaaggagtAACAATAACAATTTGTACGCGACACACGTACGACATATCTCTATTATTTCTTCTACCCTTTCAGtccagtttaaacaaaatcattGCATTCTGGGGCACGTGGAACGCGGTGGGAATAATTTTGCTTATCGACAACTTCATTTCTTCTGTTACCCCGCCTCAATAGCGCGTAACAATCGTTTATACATTCTTTCGCTGGTGCACCCATCCAGTGAGTAATACAACAGCTACATAATTGGACAAACAGTTCCAGGCTCGAGATCTTGTTCGCGATACCAGCAAATGCGATCTCTTACTTTGCTCGCCAGGTCTAATGAAGAAACGCCGAGTCGATTACCGAGTTTCGTGGAATCGGACAAGAGCAGTCCATTAAATTAATCACCGCCGCTGAACGGGAATGACACTGTCGTCGAACGACACAAAGGAAGAACAAATGTCGAAATTAATAAATATGCGCAGGACGTAGCCATGCGTTGAGTCCACCAAGGATCGAGGGAATTACACATTCGCGAAGGATACGTTAAACGCACGTTTTTGCCACAAAGATGTCCTTTTCCAAGGGAAGATTTAAATTCAGATTTACATAGAACCGCCATTTTTTCAGGATCTTCCTTTGCTAGTGACTATAAGGATGACCCAAGACGGAAAGCAAAGATTGAGCTTAGCGCTCGTTTTGTTTTACAAGTCGTGTCACGCGCTGATTGACGAGTGTTCTTCCTTTATTCGAAATGGATAGAAAAAATCATTTATTTATATCGTGTATTGTTTCTTCCTGTTCTGAAATAGGTAAGACAAAGTAAGACAGTGTAAATTCGAACGCACTTTCAAGTATGAATAGAAGAAATCAATATCGAAAGAagaaatatgataatataacgtGAATATGTACAATGGCATATGAAGTATCTAGTGACTATATTGGGAACTTTGTTATGTACTTATTAGGATCGAAGTATGAATATAAATTACGAAAATTATAAGAACTTTTTTATATTAGCTGTGGCTAAATAATGGTATCTGTCGGTTAAGATTAATTCATACACGGAAAATAAACGATTGATATCAAATAAATTTTTGGGTAGATATCGCTTATAAAACTGCTGCTTCCTATTTCATTAATCAAACCTCGAATTATACGTCGTTCTTTCTTACATTGGACATTTCGTTTACCGTTTAAAGCATCAACTTTTAAGCGAGTATCAAGTATGTTTTATTGGCATAACATTGCTTTAACTGTTCTTGCTCGAGCATTTTTGATTAAGTACCAATTTCAAGCTAAATTTGCCAAAAACTGTATACATTATAAAATTCGATAAATATGTAAAACATACGACA encodes:
- the Csp3 gene encoding chemosensory protein 3, which produces MLAVYKWRGARTFLQLHLIAAKRFSRKIELFSTMKLHALFLLVLVVAVAYVTARPEETYTDKYDNVDVDQILKSERLFSAYYKCLMDEGKCTPDAAEIRKVMPDALETDCSKCTKTQKETVKKVIKHLVNDKPDMWTRLADKYDPDRKYRTKHENEAKEIGVKL